From Mytilus galloprovincialis chromosome 9, xbMytGall1.hap1.1, whole genome shotgun sequence, the proteins below share one genomic window:
- the LOC143045125 gene encoding uncharacterized protein LOC143045125 has translation MKPPKRQRKPRGMPGQSLNKKKKTQETIPEQSESTDKETAPFQSDLSSISVASGSGSDQPVIDQTPPPSQNPVPRQHIASSGMFNNTTGLSDYNRGYSQGINLEIVHESVTPVYTSSVFDSVGAHIPGKIKEKIWAGEYIDLNILLKSAKDLATDSQLNGDLSVKGGLLTITPQKQSTITNLHVWTSAFIIFMDIVLEKWPNKGQELLKYMFNVRLASSRGYGSGWAIYDEQYRLRKARCPQSSWAELDMELWVMYVSTPPRFAYSDTNSFGGQKGSQYVQNTKPEQVQRPTAACKGYNFGRCTYGAACKFEHKCFRCSGNHPIGACKKR, from the coding sequence ATGAAACCACCAAAACGACAAAGAAAACCTAGGGGGATGCCAGGACAATCactaaataaaaagaagaaaacacaAGAGACCATACCAGAACAATCAGAAAGCACGGACAAGGAGACGGCACCATTCCAGTCTGATCTAAGCAGTATTTCTGTGGCCAGTGGCAGTGGCAGTGACCAACCTGTAATAGACCAGACCCCACCTCCAAGTCAAAACCCAGTACCTAGGCAACATATAGCTTCATCCGGTATGTTTAACAATACAACAGGTTTAAGTGATTATAATAGGGGTTATTCACAGGGTATTAATTTAGAGATCGTACATGAAAGTGTAACACCAGTGTACACATCAAGTGTATTTGACTCTGTAGGTGCCCATATACCGGGTAAAATTAAGGAAAAGATTTGGGCCGGagaatatattgatttaaatattttacttaaaTCTGCAAAAGATTTAGCCACAGACTCCCAGTTAAATGGCGATCTTTCAGTAAAAGGGGGATTATTAACTATAACTCCACAAAAACAGAGCACCATTACAAATTTGCACGTGTGGACATCTGCATTCATCATCTTTATGGATATAGTCTTAGAAAAATGGCCCAATAAAGGTCAAGAGCTCCTGAAATACATGTTTAACGTTCGACTAGCTTCATCTAGAGGGTATGGCTCAGGTTGGGCTATATATGATGAACAATACCGCCTTCGTAAGGCAAGATGTCCACAATCGTCTTGGGCAGAGCTAGACATGGAGTTGTGGGTTATGTACGTCTCTACTCCTCCAAGATTTGCTTATTCAGATACTAATTCTTTTGGGGGTCAAAAGGGATCACAGTATGTCCAAAATACTAAACCAGAACAAGTTCAAAGACCCACGGCAGCGTGCAAGGGTTACAACTTTGGTAGATGTACTTATGGGGCAGCATGTAAATTTGAACATAAATGTTTCAGGTGCTCTGGAAACCACCCTATTGGGGCCTGCAAAAAGAGGTAA